ATCAGCTGAATCTGCGGGCTGAACAGCGGACTGAGCTCCGCTGGGCTCATCCCCATCACCCCCGTTCGACAGCGAGGGTTCATCGCCTGCGTCACGGGCGCATTGAGGTCGATGCTGCTGCAGTCAGCGACCCAGCGGCGAAAGTCGCCATCGCTGAGCACGCCCTGGAGAATGCCACTCTCGGAGACGACAAAAATCAGGCGAGACTTGTTGGCCGTGATCTTTGAAAGGGCTGTCAGAACTGTGTCTTCAGCGAAGACAACGAACTGGGTGAAGTTGCGCTCGATCTGCATGCGTTTACCCGTTGCTTGACAGCATCAAATTTCTTAACGCCTCGGTATGAATCTGAACGACTGGCCTGCTTTTGCCGGGCCAGCTTACAGCTTGAACCTTGGGCTCGCCAGCAGGAGAATCCTGCGCCACAGGCGATGGCGTGTGCGCACCGCCCTGAGCCTGCGTCGGATGTTGCCGTTGTCGGGCCGTTGCAGGGCGGCCATCTCCAGCAGCTTGGCCGCTTCCTGGTAGTCGCGGCCGGCGATGGCCTCCTCCGCGTTCAGCCGCAGCTGGTTGCTGGACAGGTCGGCGGAGTTCACCACGTAGCCCCGTTGTTGCAGCTCGGGGGGGCAGGGCCTGGGATCGGAGTCCTGGAGCGTCCGGAGCGTTGCGAACAGGTTGGCCGGCGAGAAGGCCGGGTCATAGCCCACCCAGTGCAGCCAGTCCGGGCAGACGGACCGATCCACCAGAGCCTCGAGACTGTCGAGGCTCTCCAGCTCGGTCAACAGGCCGCAGCCGCCGAAGAAATCCGTTCCCAGATCGTTGCGCACGCCCAGGTCGGCCACGATCAGAGGGGTGCAGCCCTGGTCCAGGGCATCGAAGAACGCCGTGGAGGAGACGGTGGCGAACAGGCGGCTTTCCCTCAGCAGCTCCGGAAGGGGCCTGTACGAGACCGTGAGGTTGCCGGCAGGCCGGGCCTGGCTGATCCGGCCCAGCGTGGTGGCGATGTGCTCCCCGGTCTCATGGAAGGTGGCCTCATGGGGGGCGACCCTGGGCTTGATCACGATCTGCCAATCCGGGAAGCGGCGTGCCACGGCCACCAGCAGGGCGGTCAGGCGCTCCCGTTCCTCCAGCCGCGACGGCATGGCCACCTGTTCGGCGAAGACCAGCTGGCGCTTCCGCGCCATCGGGGGTGGAGGAGCCGTCACCACGGACCGGCGCAGGCCGGTGATCACGCAGCGCTGGCTGTGGTAAGGGGTGTGACGCACCAGCCGATGGAACCGGGTTTCATCGCGGGGACCGTTGAGGCAGATGAGGTCATAGCCCAATCGCCAGGTGATGCCCTCTTCAAAGCGCTCCAGCACCACCCCGTTGAAGCCACAGAACAGCAGGGCCTGCCGGGCCGGGTGTTGCTCACGGGAGCGCACATAGGCGCTGCGGAACGCCGCGATCTTGCTGCCCGTCAGGAAGACCCCGATGGCGCTGTAGCGGCTGAGCTCGGGATCCTGAAGCAATGCCCCCATGCTCCGCTCCTGCACCTCGGCCAGCTGATGCATGCGCCGCTTCACCGCTTCCGGGGTTCCCTCACGGGGAATCAGGTTGATCGTCAGGTTCACCCCGTGGGCCGCGTGCTCCCGTGCCAGGGCTTCGCAGTACAGCAGCTGGCTGTCGGAATCGGCGATCAGAAGGACGGAGCTCATCGGCCTTCACCATGGGCATCACGGCCTGCAGGTCC
This sequence is a window from Cyanobium sp. PCC 7001. Protein-coding genes within it:
- a CDS encoding DUF6716 putative glycosyltransferase, with the protein product MSSVLLIADSDSQLLYCEALAREHAAHGVNLTINLIPREGTPEAVKRRMHQLAEVQERSMGALLQDPELSRYSAIGVFLTGSKIAAFRSAYVRSREQHPARQALLFCGFNGVVLERFEEGITWRLGYDLICLNGPRDETRFHRLVRHTPYHSQRCVITGLRRSVVTAPPPPMARKRQLVFAEQVAMPSRLEERERLTALLVAVARRFPDWQIVIKPRVAPHEATFHETGEHIATTLGRISQARPAGNLTVSYRPLPELLRESRLFATVSSTAFFDALDQGCTPLIVADLGVRNDLGTDFFGGCGLLTELESLDSLEALVDRSVCPDWLHWVGYDPAFSPANLFATLRTLQDSDPRPCPPELQQRGYVVNSADLSSNQLRLNAEEAIAGRDYQEAAKLLEMAALQRPDNGNIRRRLRAVRTRHRLWRRILLLASPRFKL